The Beijerinckiaceae bacterium RH AL1 genome has a segment encoding these proteins:
- the plsX gene encoding Phosphate acyltransferase (ID:RHAL1_01660;~source:Prodigal:2.6) has product MTREPITREVRIAIDAMGGDHGPPVIVDGAAHALARHPDARFLFFGREPEIAPLLAARPRLAAASSVHHTDVAVRMTDKPSQALRSGRRTSSMWLAIEAVKRGEADVVVSAGNTGALMAMAKICLRTMHDIDRPAIAAIWPTLRGRSIVLDVGASIGTDARSLVELAVMGAAMARIVLDIERPSVGLLNVGTEEIKGLEEVKAASRMLREADLPSLQYHGFVEGDDLGQGTVDVVVTEGFSGNIALKTAEGTAKQIGSYIRGAMKSSLRAKLGYLLAKPAFDDLRSRMDVRNVNGGVFLGLDGIVIKSHGGMDAIGTAGAIDLGYAMVRNELLGKIRDMIALALIDKPAVAAEPASAEAPATCAEPARTIES; this is encoded by the coding sequence ATGACGCGCGAACCGATCACGCGGGAGGTCCGCATCGCGATCGACGCGATGGGGGGCGACCACGGGCCGCCGGTCATCGTCGACGGTGCCGCGCACGCGCTGGCGCGCCACCCCGACGCGAGGTTCCTGTTCTTCGGCCGCGAGCCCGAGATCGCGCCGCTGCTCGCCGCGCGGCCCCGCCTCGCCGCGGCCTCGAGCGTGCATCACACGGACGTCGCCGTGCGGATGACCGACAAGCCGAGCCAGGCGCTGCGCTCCGGGCGGCGCACCTCCTCGATGTGGCTGGCGATCGAGGCGGTGAAGCGCGGCGAGGCCGACGTCGTGGTCTCGGCCGGCAACACCGGCGCGCTGATGGCGATGGCCAAGATCTGCCTGCGCACCATGCACGACATCGACCGTCCGGCGATCGCCGCGATCTGGCCGACGCTGCGCGGTCGCTCGATCGTGCTCGACGTCGGCGCCTCGATCGGCACCGACGCACGCTCGCTCGTCGAGCTCGCCGTGATGGGCGCCGCGATGGCGCGCATCGTCCTCGACATCGAGCGGCCGTCGGTCGGCCTGCTCAACGTCGGCACGGAGGAGATCAAGGGGCTGGAGGAGGTCAAGGCGGCGTCGCGCATGCTGCGGGAAGCAGACCTGCCGAGCCTCCAGTATCACGGCTTCGTCGAGGGCGACGACCTCGGGCAGGGCACCGTCGACGTGGTGGTGACCGAAGGGTTCTCGGGCAACATCGCGCTCAAGACGGCCGAGGGCACCGCCAAGCAGATCGGCTCCTACATCCGCGGCGCCATGAAGAGCTCGCTCAGGGCGAAGCTCGGCTATCTCCTCGCCAAGCCGGCGTTCGACGACCTGCGGTCCAGGATGGACGTCCGCAACGTCAACGGCGGCGTCTTCCTCGGGCTCGACGGCATCGTCATCAAGAGCCACGGCGGCATGGACGCCATCGGCACGGCTGGCGCCATCGACCTCGGCTATGCGATGGTGCGAAATGAGCTTCTCGGCAAGATTCGCGATATGATCGCGCTCGCGCTGATCGACAAGCCAGCCGTGGCGGCCGAGCCCGCTTCGGCCGAAGCGCCCGCCACGTGCGCGGAACCCGCCAGGACCATCGAATCGTGA
- the fabH_2 gene encoding 3-oxoacyl-[acyl-carrier-protein] synthase III (ID:RHAL1_01661;~source:Prodigal:2.6) has translation MTKPAAGCLRSVVAGIGAYLPENVVSNADLEARVETTNEWIVQRTGIERRHIAAEGETTSVLGLRAAEAALRDARLTSADIDLIVVATSTPDYTFPSVATQIQAGLGMHHGAAFDLQAVCSGFVFAVATADKFLVSGSHKRALVIGAETFSRLLDWEDRTTCVLFGDGAAAIVLEAREGEGTSRDRGVLTSHLRSDGRYRDKLYVDGGPSTTGTTGHLRMAGKEVFRHAVGMVADVVEDAFAATGTTPDDLAWFVPHQANRRIIDAAGDKLGIAREKTVVTVDRHANTSAASIPLALCEARMDGRIKDGDLVMIEAMGGGFTWGSALIRW, from the coding sequence GTGACCAAGCCCGCAGCAGGCTGCCTGCGCTCCGTCGTCGCCGGCATCGGGGCCTACCTTCCCGAGAACGTCGTCAGCAACGCCGACCTCGAAGCGCGCGTCGAGACCACGAACGAGTGGATCGTCCAGCGCACCGGCATCGAGCGGCGCCACATCGCGGCCGAAGGCGAGACGACGTCCGTCCTCGGCTTGCGGGCGGCCGAGGCGGCGCTGCGCGACGCCCGGCTGACCAGCGCCGACATCGATCTCATCGTCGTGGCGACCTCGACGCCGGACTACACCTTCCCGTCCGTCGCGACGCAGATCCAGGCCGGCCTCGGCATGCACCACGGCGCCGCCTTCGACCTGCAGGCGGTCTGCTCCGGCTTCGTCTTCGCGGTCGCGACGGCGGACAAGTTCCTGGTCTCCGGCTCGCACAAGCGCGCGCTGGTGATCGGCGCCGAGACCTTCTCGCGCCTGCTCGACTGGGAGGACCGCACGACCTGCGTGCTCTTCGGCGACGGCGCCGCCGCCATCGTGCTGGAGGCCCGCGAGGGCGAGGGCACGAGCCGGGACCGCGGCGTCCTCACCTCGCACCTGCGCTCCGACGGGCGCTACCGCGACAAGCTCTATGTCGACGGCGGCCCCTCGACGACGGGCACCACCGGCCACCTGCGCATGGCCGGCAAGGAGGTCTTCCGGCATGCCGTCGGCATGGTCGCCGACGTCGTCGAGGACGCGTTTGCCGCGACCGGCACGACGCCGGACGATCTCGCCTGGTTCGTGCCGCACCAGGCCAACCGCCGCATCATCGATGCGGCGGGCGACAAGCTCGGCATCGCGCGCGAGAAGACCGTGGTCACGGTCGACCGCCACGCCAACACGTCGGCCGCCTCGATCCCGCTGGCGCTCTGCGAGGCGCGCATGGACGGGCGCATCAAGGACGGCGATCTGGTGATGATCGAGGCGATGGGCGGCGGCTTCACCTGGGGCTCGGCTCTCATCAGGTGGTAG
- the ihfA gene encoding Integration host factor subunit alpha (ID:RHAL1_01662;~source:Prodigal:2.6): MPFATERSEGFMTKADVPSKPPAKAASGPTQTVTRVGLAEAVYRRVGLSRKESASLVEMVLDEMTDHLAMGETVKLSSFGSFVVRDKGERIGRNPKTGVEVPIMQRRVLVFKASNVLKAHMNGEAIPEDDL; the protein is encoded by the coding sequence ATGCCGTTCGCCACCGAACGTTCGGAAGGCTTCATGACGAAAGCGGATGTTCCGTCAAAACCGCCGGCGAAGGCTGCGAGCGGGCCGACGCAGACCGTCACGCGCGTCGGCCTCGCCGAGGCGGTCTACCGGCGCGTCGGCCTCTCCCGAAAGGAATCGGCGAGCCTCGTCGAGATGGTCCTCGACGAGATGACCGACCATCTCGCGATGGGCGAGACGGTCAAGCTGTCGTCGTTCGGCTCGTTCGTCGTCCGCGACAAGGGCGAGCGCATCGGCCGCAACCCGAAGACCGGCGTCGAGGTGCCGATCATGCAGCGGCGCGTCCTCGTCTTCAAAGCCTCCAATGTGCTCAAGGCGCACATGAACGGCGAGGCCATCCCCGAGGACGACCTCTAG